The following proteins are encoded in a genomic region of Pungitius pungitius chromosome 17, fPunPun2.1, whole genome shotgun sequence:
- the LOC119219755 gene encoding kelch-like protein 10 gives MGDEGYYPHELSSVFNDLRIQGSFYDAAIKVKDVSFKVHRVILATYSPYFLNVFRCASPQDKVFVTTGLSPDMMQLIIEFAYTGSVSVTEENVRELLLAANHLQVADIVQTCSDFLVEHLCPRNCIGLFQFPKICFSSSLQHKAYRYIIDHFEEVALCEEFLQLSVHELTAILDSDDLYVNKESIAYEAVLRWIANGPEERKAHITELLSKVRLGLMSMDYLMTKVIQNELVINSLECMEMVMKTAQTMSNIMTSRTSGSHLSILASRPRLPCAVMLAIGGWSGGEATNSIEAYDIRADYWINVTIAQERPRAYHGAAFLNGSIYCVGGSNWVEPLNIVRRLDLRTHVWHEVGPMFYCRCYVSVTVLDGYIYAMGGYDGYTRLCTAERYRPETNQWSLIAPMQEHRSDASSTTLHDMVYICGGFNGNECLQTCECYSPRTNQWTMISAMSCPRTGIGIIAYADRVYAVGGFDGSRHLSTAESYNPCTNTWLRVKSMINPRSNFGIAVLDNQLFVVGGFNGFTTSCSVVYYDVATDAWAASRNMDIFRSALSCCVACPLPNMDEYVVSRDVLLSLYLDDVCMESGDSD, from the exons ATGGGTGACGAGGGCTACTACCCACACGAGTTAAGCTCAGTGTTCAATGATCTCCGTATACAGGGGAGCTTTTACGACGCGGCCATCAAAGTCAAGGATGTGTCATTTAAAGTCCACCGGGTCATCCTGGCAACATACAGCCCGTACTTCCT AAACGTCTTCCGATGCGCGTCACCTCAAGACAAGGTCTTCGTCACAACCGGCCTCTCTCCTGACATGATGCAGCTCATCATTGAGTTTGCATACACTGGCTCTGTTTCCGTGACGGAGGAAAATGTGCGGGAGCTACTGCTGGCAGCCAATCATCTCCAAGTAGCGGACATTGTGCAAACATGCAGCGACTTCCTGGTGGAGCATCTCTGCCCAAGGAACTGCATCGGCCTCTTTCAGTTCCCCAagatctgcttctcctccagcctGCAGCACAAGGCCTACCGCTACATCATTGATCACTTTGAAGAGGTTGCTCTCTGCGAAGAGTTCCTGCAGCTGTCAGTGCACGAACTCACCGCCATCCTCGATAGTGACGACCTATATGTGAATAAAGAGAGCATTGCGTATGAGGCCGTCCTACGCTGGATTGCCAACGGACCCGAAGAACGAAAAGCTCACATCACGGAACTCTTGTCTAAG GTCCGGCTGGGCTTGATGAGTATGGACTACCTGATGACCAAAGTGATTCAAAATGAGTTGGTCATCAACAGCCTCGAGTGCATGGAGATGGTCATGAAAACCGCTCAAACCATGAGCAACATCATGACAAGCAGAACTTCTGGGTCTCATCTCAGCATCCTGGCCAGCCGCCCTCGCCTGCCCTGCGCCGTCATGTTGGCCATCGGAGGCTGGAGCGGCGGCGAAGCAACAAACAGCATTGAGGCGTACGACATCCGCGCAGACTACTGGATCAACGTGACAATCGCCCAAGAGCGACCCCGTGCCTACCACGGCGCGGCTTTCCTCAACGGGAGCATCTACTGTGTCGGCGGCTCCAACTGGGTGGAGCCGTTGAACATCGTGCGCCGGTTGGACCTGAGAACGCACGTCTGGCACGAAGTGGGACCCATGTTCTACTGCCGGTGCTACGTGAGCGTCACTGTGCTGGACGGGTACATCTACGCCATGGGAGGTTACGACGGGTACACGCGACTTTGCACTGCAGAGCGCTACAGGCCTGAGACCAACCAATGGAGTCTCATTGCACCGATGCAAGAGCACAGGAGCGACGCCAGCAGCACGACACTCCACGACATG GTTTACATCTGTGGTGGTTTCAATGGGAACGAGTGCCTGCAAACGTGTGAGTGTTACAGCCCACGGACTAACCAGTGGACAATGATCAGCGCCATGAGCTGCCCCCGCACTGGAATCGGCATCATCGCGTATGCAGACCGTGTCTACGCA GTTGGCGGCTTTGACGGCTCTAGGCATCTGTCCACGGCAGAGTCCTACAACCCTTGTACCAACACCTGGCTCAGAGTGAAGTCCATGATAAATCCCCGCAGCAACTTCGGCATCGCAGTGCTGGACAACCAGCTCTTTGTTGTCGGGGGATTCAACGGCTTCACCACGTCCTGCAGCGTTGTGTACTACGACGTGGCTACCGATGCGTGGGCCGCATCTCGCAACATGGACATCTTCCGCAGTGCCCTGAGCTGCTGCGTGGCGTGCCCACTCCCCAACATGGACGAGTACGTTGTCTCCCGTGACGTCCTGCTGTCTTTATACTTGGACGATGTGTGCATGGAATCAGGAGACTCGGACTAA